In Toxoplasma gondii ME49 chromosome X, whole genome shotgun sequence, a single genomic region encodes these proteins:
- a CDS encoding PAN domain-containing protein (encoded by transcript TGME49_235315) has product MVAYCRKTAGSRRVWRRMCAATAVAGTAIALLSCSARSVSASSDAHCYENNTDYRGLDVEKVETGTVHSFFACQELCAEHPQCFFWTWDAVNKNCYLKAEAAAASRVTGSSAIGLVSGPKSCLSSAPSMHGCYQLDTDYFGYDIATVEDGSIASPGACQTACQETAGCQYWSFVSQTSACYMKDSRALLGYKKGSDTVGMISGPRDCLPQVSAWCFEGNVDYVGYDVEKVENGQVTSAAACQQLCRAIPQCFYFTWVSNENNCFLKNSSATQGRSSTYSTIGMVSGPKVCHSNPPGACYELNVDYFGHDVQKFETGQVTTATMCHELCRVPCFEKDVDYSGGLVIEMGPGAATSAAMCQSFCQASRVCYFWTWNRDTQNCFLKDSTATSFWVTGESTIGLVSGPKDCEPLPPACMELNVDYYGHDIKKIEDQRVDSAAACQSLCQATSGCIYWTWVSQTEHCYLKDLHALLGRVQSQQTVGMVSGPKYCTPTPPGCHEWDVDYQGFDIKKIEGQCSSAKHCQHMCQGTAGCSFWSYVSSSKSCYLKSNLALNGRHADESTLGMVSGPAFCPLHPVCKEDNVDYSGYDVQKIESGDVASAKECQALCEKLPECSFWTWVSYKQNCYLKNYFALIGRDAGPAASGMISGPKRCAAVPQACHEYNVDYRGHDVKKLESGQVFSADSCRALCQADQSCHYWTWVRSTNSCYLKDQYAPLGRVQDSSTFGMVSGSRRCGEQFSGSCYEVGVDYYGYDIEKLETGEVTTPSACQALCKNRAGCYYWTWVQTTQSCYLKNPYALQGWMRDSTTMDKISGAKDCVPVPATCHELDVDYRGFDIQKIETNSVASYADCQQLCEANVQCFYWTWVSQKKNCYLKNQGALLGRTQDAATAGLVSGPKTCTPRGQCYEVDVDYHGFDTEKIETGQVTSAALCHYHCVTAAHCAYWTWVGQTSNCYLKSSNALLGRVQDFSSVGMVSGPRICAPSAGSLEINVDFVGNDIKLVDDGSVKSYPDCQYLCQQYSDCHYWTYYQDKMSCFLKNAMAPTSRLPRQSTVSGPKFFDGPGVPPPSLPEEPLQPCFQTNVEFIGVELQSLVTNFAAQCQSACQANALCSFFTFYRLERRCVLKSSETGRPQRELPVGFAISGMKFCSSNDNHDSGPQCAVYNTEYVGQECGSHATASSALHCQALCQQSSVCNFFTYHSQDGRCVLQQFASSSAEIQAVPRGFAVSATKYCEAPETDAPSCAERDAEYLGNTLRTVTTTSATDCQGLCKENVHCDFFTFDGLTSACILKKAYAGGEDKLYNCRNLSRQNNTLYLGIDTAPVITAETSSECQKLCQQFTDCEYFTFSTSEKRCRLRKLENAGSTVQKLPFPGIVSGPKYCSTPMEPSGGHYAEVDVELKNHNLPASPVAAENATACLEACNGEPECHYWTYYSTVDESMACHLKGAGALEGKASLAGAVSGSKDVVITVEVGIEYVDANLPKDPLRAQSLRECQEACANVLQCKYWTFYPRRSVNCYLKDFTATNTKKTNVNAVSGGKYSIRGMVPRKYLDDRRYGADLLSGQTVASAALTAASANECQKQAQANPKKPFWSWNKFDQTCNLHGDEVLGSETYDYEWVSGYAESQDSSYPSEAYTYGKGIDLLLLGTFQMTTASSPEACAEMCAGVELCRVASFTRAASDGTPNCFLGRLGAQRAVVSKDQVVVAQHNLVLQVGRKPTTVSISDQSGSTLTKCMKLCGQTETCKRWSIDLSTGICSLYAHTEAWTDNASCVTADIGILLEEIEEAVLVDTALLPVAVNKVVKPVTDCAVQCQKSHCLAYSYAVAGAGARDDACYFGYIGDGADLPRFTKRQKGSVLVRMQNRLMMTEVAFVGERSTSTTEQLDTAVACATACSTAMDCKAWTFRGDESRCELFASVSTGVADSPLVVSGTKQADGSAFEASHVKLQTAIATRLTDTILARQTVQSETECETLCTNTANCVQWSTTTQDDDTLDCVAGAWNALLEPNNNARTSVISSRFFRPFMELKGKPIKTDNPASPPADPVQHCVEQCESHVADCHAWTMKITATGAQCEYFTETVRVASTTNPLAVSGSKGISDVQARAVVYGAHQVPATQDLSAPTVLDCQKKCEDDDSCLAWSYKYTETIDVCRTIQDPAYDRTAEAGAIVVELHYRFLQPFQVLAGEQEDIIDTVEGSATKNDLCGCMAACFDRIECAAWALELTEAGSICTLYSAFKKVEAPGLVISGTRRNATSCESGIADRLLLENPIMIESEGTLDEVLKTATSQHSYTVGVSLVTPAQEPPQYKQAKVVSSNEVSDSAVAVVVNYVAP; this is encoded by the exons ATGGTCGCTTACTGCCGCAAGACGGCAGGTAGCCGTCGCGTCTGGAGGCGCATGTGCGCCGCTACAGCCGTCGCTGGAACCGCGATTGCTCTTCTCAGCTGTTCGGCTAG gtccgtctcggcttcttctg ATGCTCACTGCTACGAGAACAATACAGACTATCGTGGCTTGGATGTCGAGAAGGTCGAGACTGGAACTGTGCATTCGTTTTTCGCCTGCCAAGAACTTTGTGCGGAGCATCCGCAGTGTTTTTTCTGGACCTGGGATGCGGTCAACAAGAACTGCTACTTGAaggcagaagctgctgcagccTCTCGTGTCACCGGCTCTAGCGCGATTGGTCTCGTGTCAGGTCCAAAGAGCTGTCTCTCATCAGCTCCGTCGATGCACG GCTGCTATCAGCTTGATACAGATTACTTCGGGTACGATATCGCGACGGTTGAGGATGGCAGCATCGCCAGCCCTGGCGCATGTCAGACAGCATgtcaggagacagcggggtGCCAATATTGGTCATTCGTCAGCCAGACATCGGCGTGCTACATGAAGGACAGCAGAGCACTTCTAGGATATAAGAAAGGCTCAGACACCGTCGGCATGATCTCGGGTCCGCGGGATTGCCTGCCCCAAGTCTCAG CTTGGTGCTTTGAGGGCAACGTCGACTACGTGGGCTATGACGtggagaaagtcgagaacGGCCAAGTCACGTCTGCGGCAGCATGTCAGCAACTGTGCCGTGCCATTCCTCAGTGCTTCTACTTCACCTGGGTCTCAAATGAAAACAACTGCTTTTTGAAGAACTCAAGCGCTACTCAAGGGCGCAGTAGCACTTATTCGACTATTGGGATGGTATCCGGACCCAAAGTTTGCCACAGCAACCCTCCAG GTGCTTGTTACGAGCTGAATGTAGACTACTTCGGCCACGACGTGCAGAAGTTTGAGACCGGACAGGTGACCACCGCAACTATGTGCCATGAGTTGTGCCGTG TCCCCTGTTTCGAGAAGGACGTGGACTACAGTGGTGGGCTGGTGATTGAAATGGGACCAGGAGCTGCGACATCCGCAGCGATGTGTCAGTCGTTCTGCCAGGCATCGCGTGTCTGCTATTTCTGGACTTGGAATCGCGACACACAGAACTGCTTTTTAAAAGACAGCACTGCCACCTCGTTCTGGGTAACGGGCGAGTCCACTATTGGCCTCGTATCCGGACCCAAAGACTGCGAACCTCTACCGCCAG CCTGCATGGAGCTCAACGTCGACTACTATGGACACGATATCAAGAAAATTGAGGATCAACGGGTTGACAGCGCGGCGGCCTGCCAATCCCTCTGCCAGGCGACTAGCGGCTGTATTTACTGGACATGGGTCTCTCAAACCGAACACTGTTATCTGAAAGACCTTCATGCTCTGCTGGGGAGAGTCCAAAGCCAGCAAACCGTCGGCATGGTGTCGGGGCCGAAGTATTGCACTCCAACCCCACCAG gctGCCACGAGTGGGACGTGGACTATCAAGGCTTCGATATTAAGAAGATCGAGGGTCAATGCTCGTCAGCAAAACACTGTCAGCATATGTGCCAAGGAACTGCTGGCTGCAGCTTTTGGTCCTACGTGAGCTCGTCAAAGAGCTGCTACCTGAAGAGCAATCTTGCCCTGAATGGGCGCCATGCCGACGAATCGACTTTGGGAATGGTCTCAGGTCCAGCATTCTGCCCCCTCCATCCGG TTTGCAAGGAAGACAATGTCGACTACAGTGGATACGACGTTCAGAAGATTGAAAGTGGAGACGTCGCTTCTGCGAAGGAGTGCCAGGCTCTGTGTGAAAAGCTCCCGGAGTGCTCCTTCTGGACCTGGGTCAGCTACAAACAAAACTGCTACCTCAAGAACTACTTCGCCCTAATTGGTCGTGATGCCGGACCGGCCGCTTCTGGAATGATATCCGGCCCGAAACGATGTGCTGCGGTCCCTCAAG CTTGTCACGAGTACAACGTAGACTATCGAGGACACGATGTGAAAAAGTTGGAATCTGGACAGGTATTCTCAGCGGACTCGTGCCGCGCGCTGTGCCAGGCTGACCAGAGCTGCCATTACTGGACATGGGTGCGGTCAACCAACAGCTGTTACCTGAAAGATCAATACGCTCCCCTCGGACGTGTTCAAGACTCCAGCACCTTCGGGATGGTTTCAGGCTCGAGACGCTGCGGCGAACAGTTTTCCG GCTCCTGCTACGAGGTCGGCGTGGATTACTATGGATACGACATCGAAAAGCTGGAAACAGGGGAGGTGACAACCCCCTCAGCTTGTCAAGCTTTGTGCAAAAACCGCGCAGGCTGCTACTACTGGACATGGgtgcagacgacgcagagctGCTACCTCAAAAATCCATATGCGCTTCAAGGTTGGATGCGAGATAGCACAACGATGGACAAAATATCTGGAGCGAAAGACTGTGTCCCTGTCCCTGCAA CTTGTCACGAGCTGGACGTGGATTACCGAGGGTTCGACATTCAAAAAATCGAGACGAATTCCGTCGCATCCTATGCCGACTGCCAGCAGCTCTGCGAAGCGAATGTGCAGTGCTTTTATTGGACATGGGTcagccagaagaagaactgctACTTAAAGAACCAAGGGGCATTACTTGGTCGAACGCAAGATGCAGCGACCGCAGGTCTCGTCTCAGGACCGAAAACATGCACACCTCGTG GGCAATGCTACGAGGTCGACGTGGATTACCACGGCTTCGACACCGAAAAAATCGAGACGGGGCAGGTGACATCAGCTGCGCTTTGCCACTACCACTGCGTCACGGCTGCCCATTGCGCTTACTGGACCTGGGTCGGCCAGACAAGCAACTGCTACCTGAAGAGTAGCAATGCCCTTCTAGGGCGTGTTCAAGACTTCAGCTCTGTGGGAATGGTTTCTGGCCCCCGGATCTGCGCGCCTTCTGCTG GCTCCCTTGAGATTAACGTGGATTTCGTTGGCAACGACATCAAGTTAGTTGACGATGGCTCTGTTAAATCGTACCCCGATTGCCAGTATCTCTGCCAACAGTACTCAGACTGTCACTACTGGACGTACTACCAGGACAAAATGTCGTGTTTCTTGAAAAATGCGATGGCTCCCACTTCGCGACTCCCCAGACAGTCTACAGTATCTGGACCCAAGTTCTTTGACGGCCCAGGCGTGcctccgccttcgctgcctgAGGAGCCACTGCAGCCATGCTTCCAGACCAACGTTGAATTTATTGGTGTCGAACTCCAGTCCCTTGTCACCAACTTCGCAGCTCAGTGTCAATCGGCATGCCAGGCAAATGCTCTGTGTTCTTTCTTTACTTTTTACCGCCTCGAACGCCGCTGCGTTCTCAAGAGCTCCGAGACCGGAAGGCCGCAGAGAGAACTACCTGTCGGTTTTGCGATATCGGGCATGAAATTCTGCAGCTCCAATGACAACCATGACTCTGGTCCGCAGTGCGCGGTCTATAATACAGAGTATGTCGGTCAAGAATGCGGTTCCCATGCTACAGCGAGTTCGGCACTCCACTGCCAGGCGCTTTGCCAACAAAGCTCTGTGTGCAATTTCTTCACCTATCATTCACAGGATGGACGGTGTGTGCTTCAGCagttcgcctcttcttccgcagaAATTCAGGCTGTGCCACGCGGTTTTGCAGTTTCGGCTACGAAATACTGTGAGGCTCCTGAGACTGATGCCCCTTCCTGCGCTGAACGGGATGCGGAATACCTTGGTAACACTCTCAGAACTGTCACAACCACATCGGCAACGGACTGCCAGGGGCTCTGCAAGGAAAATGTGCACTGCGATTTCTTCACATTCGACGGCCTGAcaagtgcatgcattctCAAGAAGGCGTATGCAGGAGGGGAAGACAAATTATACAACTGCCGAAACCTTTCGCGAC AAAACAATACGCTGTACTTGGGTATCGACACTGCCCCAGTAATCACTGCGGAGACTTCTTCAGAGTGCCAAAAACTTTGCCAGCAGTTCACCGACTGTGAGTACTTCACCTTTAGCACATCGGAAAAGCGATGCCGTCTCAGAAAATTGGAGAACGCAGGCTCGACGGTGCAGAAACTTCCTTTCCCTGGAATTGTGTCTGGGCCGAAGTACTGCAGTACCCCTATGGAACCATCCGGTGGCCACTACGCGGAAGTGGACGTGGAACTGAAGAACCACAACTTGCCTGCCTCACCTGTTGCGGCAGAAAATGCTACTGCATGCCTTGAAGCATGCAACGGTGAACCAGAGTGCCACTACTGGACATATTACTCTACAGTTGACGAATCTATGGCCTGTCACCTCAAGGGCGCTGGTGCTCTGGAGGGGAAAGCGAGTTTGGCTGGAGCAGTTTCCGGTTCGAAGGATGTCGTCATTACTGTGGAGGTGGGGATTGAATATGTTGACGCAAATTTGCCGAAAGACCCACTCCGAGCACAGTCGCTACGAGAGTGCCAAGAAGCTTGTGCGAACGTGCTCCAATGCAAATATTGGACGTTCTACCCTAGGCGATCCGTAAACTGTTACCTGAAGGACTTCACAGCAACAAATACAAAGAAAACCAATGTTAACGCGGTTTCTGGAGGCAAGTACTCTATTAGAGGGATGGTACCGCGTAAGTACCTTGACGATCGAAGGTACGGAGCAGATCTTCTGTCCGGCCAAACTGTCGCATCAGCCGCGCTCACAGCCGCAAGCGCCAACGAATGCCAGAAACAAGCTCAGGCCAATCCAAAGAAACCGTTTTGGTCATGGAACAAGTTCGATCAGACCTGCAACCTACATGGTGATGAAGTGCTGGGAAGCGAGACGTATGATTACGAGTGGGTCTCTGGGTACGCTGAAAGCCAAGACTCATCCTATCCAA GCGAAGCATACACTTACGGCAAAGGCATAGACTTGCTTCTGCTTGGCACATTCCAAATGACGACGGCTAGTTCACCGGAAGCTTGCGCCGAGATGTGCGCCGGCGTGGAACTCTGTCGCGTTGCGTCATTCACGAGAGCAGCCAGTGACGGGACGCCAAACTGTTTCCTCGGACGCCTGGGTGCACAAAGAGCTGTTGTTTCCAAGGACCAGGTCGTAGTCGCACAGCATAACCTCGTTCTGCAAGTGGGGAGGAAACCGACGACTGTATCCATTTCCGACCAGTCTGGCAGCACCTTGACCAAATGCATGAAGCTTTGTGGCCAAACTGAGACGTGCAAGCGGTGGTCAATTGATTTGTCCACCGGTATCTGCTCGCTCTACGCCCACACAGAGGCTTGGACTGATAATGCGTCGTGTGTGACGGCGGATATTGGCATTTTGTTGGAAGAAATAGAGGAAGCTG TTTTGGTCGACACTGCGCTCCTTCCTGTGGCGGTCAACAAGGTCGTCAAGCCCGTAACCGACTGCGCTGTACAATGCCAGAAGAGCCACTGCCTTGCGTACTCATACGCTGTGGCTGGAGCGGGGGCCCGTGACGACGCTTGCTATTTTGGGTATATTGGCGACGGGGCAGATCTGCCGCGATTCACAAAAAGACAAAAGGGCAGCGTCCTGGTTCGCATGCAGAACCGTTTGATGATGACGGAGGTTGCCTTCGTCGGAGAACGCTCCACCTCAACAACGGAGCAGCTGGACACAGCTGTTGCTTGCGCGACAGCTTGCTCAACAGCAATGGATTGCAAAGCATGGACGTTCCGAGGAGATGAGAGCCGTTGCGAGTTATTCGCGAGCGTCTCGACTGGTGTCGCTGATTCCCCGCTCGTTGTGTCTGGCACCAAGCAGGCTGATGGCTCAGCCTTCGAGGCCTCACACG TCAAATTACAAACGGCGATTGCTACAAGGTTGACAGACACGATACTTGCAAGGCAAACCGTtcagagcgagacagagtgCGAGACACTCTGCACGAACACAGCAAACTGCGTTCAGTGGTCTACCACAACTCAAGACGATGACACCCTGGATTGTGTCGCTGGTGCGTGGAATGCCCTGCTCGAGCCCAACAACAACGCCCGCACGTCGGTAATAAGTTCAAGGTTCTTCAGGCCTTTCATGGAGCTCAAAGGCAAACCGATAAAAACTGATAATCCCGCATCACCGCCTGCAGACCCAGTGCAGCACTGCGTGGAACAGTGTGAATCACACGTTGCTGATTGTCACGCATGGACAATGAAGATCACCGCGACCGGGGCCCAGTGTGAATACTTCACGGAGACTGTAAGAGTTGCCAGCACTACAAATCCTCTGGCGGTTTCCGGAAGCAAGGGAATTTCTGATGTTCAAGCACGAG CTGTGGTGTATGGCGCACACCAAGTGCCGGCAACGCAAGATCTGTCTGCGCCAACGGTCCTGGACTGCCAGAAAAAGTGTGAGGACGACGATTCGTGCCTGGCATGGTCGTATAAATATACAGAGACAATAGACGTGTGCAGGACGATACAGGATCCCGCATACGACCGCACCGCCGAAGCCGGAGCGATTGTAGTGGAACTCCATTACAGGTTTTTGCAGCCGTTCCAGGTTCTTGccggagaacaagaggatATTATAGATACCGTCGAAGGCTccgcgacgaagaacgacCTGTGTGGATGCATGGCTGCATGCTTCGACAGGATCGAATGTGCTGCCTGGGCGCTAGAGCTGACTGAGGCAGGCTCGATCTGCACCCTTTACTCTGCGTTCAAGAAGGTGGAGGCGCCAGGACTTGTTATATCTGGCACTCGCCGTAATGCCACGTCGTGCGAGAGTGGTATAGCAG ACCGCCTTCTCTTGGAAAATCCGATCATGATTGAATCCGAGGGAACCTTAGATGAAGTTTTGAAGACTGCCACCTCTCAACATTCGTACACTGTTGGCGTTTCCCTGGTCACGCCAGCGCAGGAACCTCCGCAGTACAAGCAAGCCAAGGTTGTTTCCAGCAATGAAGTGTCTGACAGCGCGGTGGCCGTTGTGGTCAACTATGTCGCGCCGTAG